One Gossypium hirsutum isolate 1008001.06 chromosome A11, Gossypium_hirsutum_v2.1, whole genome shotgun sequence genomic window carries:
- the LOC107923753 gene encoding LOB domain-containing protein 29: protein MTGSGAPCGACKFLRRKCVRGCVFAPYFCHEQGATHFAAIHKVFGASNVSKLLAHLPVSDRCEAAVTILYEAQARLQDPIYGCVSHIFALQQQVVNLQSQLASLKEQAAQSIVNGSVTANPNGKLPSQFQDVQSWFHSDNSSMALKFNPNIPNHPSTNSYCENGFWNPNPLGNYENSFTSPGEDHVSSYTTTTTFGEASHAMSSLDLHTNNRQWGFQEVDDLQSMAFGYAQQYS from the exons atgacaGGTTCTGGTGCCCCTTGTGGTGCCTGCAAGTTCTTGAGAAGAAAATGTGTTAGAGGCTGTGTTTTTGCACCTTATTTCTGCCATGAACAAGGTGCAACCCATTTTGCAGCTATCCACAAGGTTTTTGGTGCAAGCAATGTCTCCAAGCTGCTTGCTCACCTCCCTGTCAGTGATCGCTGCGAAGCTGCGGTCACAATCTTGTATGAAGCTCAAGCTAGGCTTCAAGACCCCATTTATGGTTGTGTTTCTCATATCTTTGCTCTCCAACAGCAG GTTGTCAATCTCCAGTCGCAGCTTGCTTCTCTCAAGGAACAAGCAGCTCAGAGCATTGTTAATGGCTCTGTTACTGCAAACCCTAATGGAAAGCTTCCTTCTCAGTTCCAAGATGTTCAAAGCTGGTTCCACTCAGATAATTCAAGCATGGCACTAAAATTTAATCCTAACATTCCCAATCATCCCAGCACAAACTCGTACTGTGAGAATGGGTTTTGGAATCCAAACCCTTTAGGTAATTATGAGAATTCATTCACTTCGCCGGGAGAAGATCATGTGTCATCCTATACTACCACTACTACTTTTGGGGAGGCTTCTCATGCTATGTCTTCCTTAGACCTACATACAAACAACAGACAATGGGGTTTCCAGGAGGTGGATGACCTTCAATCAATGGCCTTTGGATATGCTCAGCAATATTCATGA